In a single window of the Populus alba chromosome 16, ASM523922v2, whole genome shotgun sequence genome:
- the LOC118035602 gene encoding LOW QUALITY PROTEIN: TNF receptor-associated factor homolog 1b-like (The sequence of the model RefSeq protein was modified relative to this genomic sequence to represent the inferred CDS: deleted 2 bases in 1 codon), with amino-acid sequence MAGIVSEEAGVGRSTEGISSGQRCQSGEALAEWRSSEQVENETPSTSPPYWDTDDDDDGGPKPSELYGKYTWKIEKFPQINKRELRSNAFEVGGYKWYILIYPQGCDVRNHLSLFLCVANHDKLLPGWSHFAQFTIAVVNEDPKKSKYSDTLHRFWKKEYDWGWKKLMVLSKLPDGFLDAADTLIIKAQVQVIREKADRPFRCLDCMYRRELVRVYLTNVEQICRRFVEERWGKLGKLIEDKNRWSSFCGFWLGMDQNTRRRMSREKTDVILEVVVKHFFIEGEVTSPLVMDSLYSGLKALEGQSKSKKGRAKLLDAEEMPAPIVRVEKDMFVLVDDVLLLLDRAAIEPLPPKDKKGPQNRTKDGSSGEDCNKDSIERDERRLTELGRRTVEIFVLAHIFNHKIEVSYQEAVALKRQEELIREEEAAWLAESGQKAKRGATEKEKILQACLRQDDD; translated from the exons ATGGCTGGGATTGTGAGTGAGGAAGCTGGAGTTGGAAGGTCTACGGAGGGGATTTCAAGTGGACAGCGTTGCCAGTCAGGTGAAGCGTTGGCGGAATGGCGATCCTCTGAGCAGGTAGAAAATGAAACCCCATCAACTTCACCACCTTATTGGGACActgatgatgacgatgatggaG GGCCAAAACCTTCTGAGTTATATGGAAAATATACATGGAAGATAGAGAAATTCCCACAGATTAATAAAAGAGAACTTAGAAGTAATGCATTTGAAGTTGGCGGCTACAAATG GTACATTTTAATATACCCCCAAGGTTGTGACGTCCGCAATCATCTTTCATTATTTCTTTGTGTTGCCAACCACGATAAACTTCTTCCAG GTTGGAGTCATTTTGCACAGTTTACGATTGCTGTGGTGAATGAAgatccaaaaaaatcaaaatattctg ATACCTTACATCGGTTCTGGAAGAAAGAGTATGACTGGGGATGGAAGAAACTTATGGTATTATCTAAATTGCCAGATGGGTTCTTAGATGCTGCTGACACTCTTATTATAAAGGCTCAAGTGCAAGTCATCAG GGAGAAAGCAGATCGGCCTTTTCGTTGCCTCGATTGCATGTATAGGAGAGAACTTGTTAGGGTATATTTGACAAATGTAGAGCAGATTTGTCGGCGTTTTGTGGAAGAGAGATGGGGCAAACTTGGGAAGTTAATAGAGGACAAAAATAGGTGGTCAAG CTTTTGTGGTTTTTGGTTGGGAATGGATCAAAACACCCGGCGCCGCATGTCTAGGGAGAAAACAGATGTAATTCTGGAAGTAGTTGTCAAGCATTTCTTTATA GAAGGGGAAGTCACATCTCCATTGGTAATGGATTCCCTGTATAGTGGATTGAAGGCTCTTGAAGGCCAATCTAAGAGCAAGAAGGGGAGAGCAAAGTTATTGGATGCTGAAGAAATGCCAGCTCCAATTGTCCGTGTTGAAAAAGATATGTTTGTGTTGGTGGATGATGTGCTTCTGCTACTCGATAGGGCAGCCATTGAACCATTGCCTCCAAAAGACAAGAAGGGCCCTCAGAACCGCACAAAG GATGGAAGTTCTGGAGAGGACTGCAACAAGGATTCCATTGAACGTGATGAAAGGCGTCTAACAGAATTGGGTCGCAGGACGGTGGAAATATTTGTCCTCGCTCATATTTTTAA CCATAAAATTGAAGTTTCCTACCAGGAGGCTGTTGCTTTGAAGAGGCAAGAAGAGCTAATTCGTGAAGAAGAGGCAGCATGGCTTGCAGAAAGTGGGCAGAAGGCTAAACGTGGAGCAACTGAGAAGGAAAAGATATTACAAGCTTGTCTCAGGCAGGATGATGATTAA